AGTCTCAGTTGCTTTTCAACCACCAAAACGACAACGCTTCTGATCAgattcctttttttgtgtgcggcTTTCAGGTGTTGCAGTGTTGTCTTTTGCACCTCCTCCACAAGGCTCGCTACATTGCCTCAAATCACAAGAGCGCCTTCTTCAGAGCGGACCACAACGCCTCCGAAATGGAGGCCTACTGCTGCGCCCTTTGCCAGCTGCGAGCGCTGCTCTACCTCGCCAAGCGGCTGATCAACGACAACGACTTCGGCCAACTGTACTCCCTGCAGGACCGCGACCTGAGCCGCCGATACGTGCAGGAGTACAGCTCCTTGCACAAAGCCTGTTTCTATGGCCGCTGTCTGGGCTTTCAGGTCTGAAACGGATTTTTCGAAGATGTCACAAATAATTACGAGATGAATTTTTTACGAAGGTTTAGGTCAGAAGTTTTCCGCGTTTGAAGCAAAACTCTTCCATTGTTTCCTTGGAACAGTTCTCGCCAAGTCTTCGTCCGTTCCTCCAGActattgtcataagcatgatCTCATACGGTGAGACTTACGGTAAACAGCAGTCTGGGCTGGGTgagtttttttgtccatttatgTACGATGGTCCATTTGAGATGTTTTTATGTAATCCCTTCTTTGTCTTGTTAGGTTTAGCAGCGCTGTCTCTCCTCACCTCAGGAAAGTACGTCATTGATCCAGAGTTGCGCGGTGCAGAATTCGAACGTATTACTCAGAACCTGGACATGCAGTTTTGGAAGTCCTTCTGGAACATCACAGAGTCCGAGCTTTTAACAGTAGGCAGGGTCAAATGTTAATCCTTGTTGTTCCTAGTTGTGTTCTTCTTTCTTACCTCAAGTTAAATGTATTTCCTGTTTTCATGTTGTTCTCTCCTCAGGGCTTCAGTAGAATCGCTTCCTACCCCGTCCAGTTGAACCTGACGCTAACGATACCTCCCGTTTCATTACGCCTCCCCCTGTCTTCGGACCCAAATCTGTTTGCTACCGTGTCACCGCCACTGGCCCACTGGGGTCCCGGGCCAGTCCACTTGCGTCTGATCTCCCACGAGATTCGACAAGGACAGGTGAAAAATGGCATGGATAAGGAAACGAGTTATCGTTATGTCAAATTTTCCTACAAATATACTGTCGTTAACGAATGCCCACCTTTTGGCGAGTGCTTTCTTTATGATGCGAAGCCTCGGAAAAATGCACGGACCGGGAAGGACCGTCAGTACTGAATGTATGCCTGTttgctgagttttttttgttgtttttttttaccgcccAAACCATACTGTCCTTCTCTTACCGGAGCTCAATTTtgctcatttttattattttgcaggACAGTGAGGAGCTCTTGTCTTTTTCTCGCGACGATCCGCCCTCTGTCTCTGCTTCCAATCTCCCGTGGGTCCAGAAGCAACCCCCATCCCCGTGGTTGCTCATTCATTTCCACGGAGGAGGCTTTGTGGCCCAGACATCCAGATCACATGAGGTACGTCtgtcacaatttatttttattaacagttgggtcaaaaatggacagatCTAACTTTGAGTCAAAACTTAGGTCAttttgtatataaataaataaataaaaaacagggtGAGATAGTCTACTTGGGTcactttgacccaactttctgttgttttatacaaaatgaccataTTTTTGACccacagttgggtcaaattcaCCAAATTAGAGGATCTCACCCAACATTATGGGTTGTTATAAACAAAATGATTGGTCAACTCacaaagttgggtcagatcctctacttgggtcaatatgacacaactttctgggttgaaTTGTACCCgcaaaaaagttcattttgtttaaaacaccACAAGAATTGGGTCAGATCATCTACTCTGGTTAATTTTACCAAATTTTGGGTCAAAATTGAGTCATTTTctgtaaaacaacccagaaatttGGGTCAGATGCTCTACATGGGTTCATATGACCCGATTTGCTGGGTtgatttgtaccaaaaaaaaattcattttgcaTAAAACGACACAGACCATTGGGTCAAATCCTCGACTCGGTTAATTTtacccaactttgggtcaaaaattgagtcattttgaataaaacaacccagaaatttGGATCAGATGCTTTGCATGGGTTAatatgacccaactttctgggttgatttgaacaaaaaaaaagttcattttgtataaaacagcacagaaaattgggtcaaatcctCAACTTTGGTTAACTTtacccaactttgggtcaaaaTGGAGTCATTTTCTATAAAACATCCCAAAAATTTGGGTCAGATGCTCTACTTGGTTTAATATGACCcaacaaacatcacgatacgatattatcacaatatgaagatcacgatatgataattatcacgatattgtgggagcgttggcgatatttaaaaaagatcacaatattgtaaaaaagagagctcatactaaaaaaagcacaatattgtgcttttgtacataacagcaatgcatataaaccacctacattctctaataacaatattgaggcacttacttgctaatgcaagcacacattgatcgcttcacaagcaaattagattccccttcatctgacaattagcataatttgaaacatagaaggccaaaacatccctaatgaaaattaaactgcactaataaactagccactagagattgctagaactgcacaagtggaaatcaacctgactttttttttacagatgtgttccttttaaatattgtgaacatgacgacgatgatatttggcagttttaatatcacgatatcacgatattgcccttatcgtgacatccctattatatatgtgtgcaaatatcggatatttttggacatggacagaaAAAATCCGATACTGTTGTTTTGGCTGATATCGGACACAGATCCGACATCAGTATTGTATCGGGACAACCCTAAAAAACAACCAAGAAAATTGGGTCAAGTAAAAGTGGATCAGTCCAgttttgatccataattgggttactttttagATGATTCCAAAGTGCTCCCACGGGTCTAAAAACATTGAATGTCTTCTTTTGTATCAGAATTATCTGCGAAGCTGGTCGAAGCGGTTGAACGTTCCTGTTCTTTCTGTTGACTACTCTCTGTCACCCGAAGCACCCTACCCGAGAGCTCTTGAGGAATGTTTCTACGCTTACTGCTGGGCCTTGAAAAACTCCCGTCTgcttggtattattattatattctttaattcattaggtttttttttatacttggaTCTGAGAAGACCTTGCTCAGTCTCTTCAAGTTCATCCATAGAATGAATATGTAGAGTGTAAATATAAACTGAATTTCCTTTTATAGTAATGTATTAAATGTAATTGAAATGTCCTTTTATTATataattgtgtgtgtttatgtcccAGGTTCGACAGCGGAGCGTATCTGCCTGGCGGGGGACAGCGCCGGGGGCAACCTCTGCATTACCGTGTCCATGAAGGCCATGTCGTGCGGCGTCCGCGTCCCTGACGGCATCATGGCGGCCTACCCGGCCACCTTGCTCACCACGGACGCCTCGCCCTCCCGCCTGCTCACGCTCATTGACCCGCTGTTACCTTTAGGTGTTCTTGCAAAGTGCCTCAACGCCTATGCAGGTAGGTCCGTGCGGCATTCGACCGACCGCATGCTCTTTCGCGCGTCATTTAACCCGAGAGGACTTAATAAACAAAACAGACGATGTATTTGTGTGCAAACTGGGTCATGTGGACGTGAGGATGACATTAGTTATACAATTGTACACACCATGGTAGGATGAGGGTAATTGTATAATGTTTTGTTTCGCTTTTGTAAAAtctatgatttattatttgtttgtacCGCTCGTCTAGGTGTGGACTCGCAGACTGCACAGCACGTTGTGGGAGACAACAGTCTGAGGTCTCTGGGCAGAGACACAACCGCGCTGCTTAGTGAACTCACTCAGGGAGCCTCCAGCTGGATCCAATCCTTTCTGCAGCCTATGTGGCCCACGAGCGAAGCCCACTCAAGAACATCGAGACCCGGAGAATCCGCAAGCGTGGTCACACACAGGAATTTAAGCCATAGCTCACCTTCGTCCTCCAAATGTTACGTGGATTACCCAGAGGGCTTTGAACCCCTGCGCTCCGAATGCCTCGCGGTGGTTCAGCCGACCTCCTGCCCAATCATCAGGAACCCTTTTGTGTCGCCGCTGCTTGCCCCTGACGGCCTTCTACGAGGCCTGCCGCCCGTTCACTTAGTGGTGAGATACACAACTGGCTCGCTCCCTGTGAACAATACAGCACGACTGACTGGCTCTAGCATATATGGAGGAACgaaaatgctaaaataaaataattcaataaataaataaataaataaaaaaaagtgaaaagaaaaacggatataaatctaaacaaaaatgctaaaataaaatcattcaataaaaaaaaaaagtgaaaataaaaacggatataaatcaaaaattagatataaagaaaataatataaatgtaataaaaacaacaaaaaatatatgtaattaaaccattaaaagtaaaaataattacGAAAATAATAAACAcgattcacaaactaaaaataattctGGAAATTAGGGTTGTCAATGTAAAagcattaatttattaattaatcacaaaaaatatcacattaatcCTGTATTaactcagattaatcacactattaattttgtgcGCAGATTattctttagcttgacagcggatggttatttttagacttagacttgactttattgatccctttggaatggctccctctgggaaatttaagGTAGCACagcttgtgtttgagcaataaacataactacgtgcattaaagtatttaataaatgtttgcatacgacattcagaatatttgttctagtcaaaatattggggtcattttttttcatttttcatttgaccGGTGCATATTCCCACACAGGCCTCCGCTCTGGATGTTTTACTGGACGACTCTGTGATGTTTGCCAAGAAGCTGCGAGACATGGGCCAGCCTGTAAGCTTGACAGTGGTGGAGGACCTTCCGCACGGTTTCCTCAGCCTGTCGCAGCTCTCCAAGGAGACAGAGGCTGCCGCAGAAATCTGCTTGGAGAAAATAAGGGAGATTTTTCAGCAAGGAGACACGAAGAACTGTTCCAATGAAGCTAGAAGTGATTAATCGCATTCTGATTTATCAATGGgactttatttttgaaaatgtcgTTTCATAAGGGagaaatgaaaataatacaaTTCTTTGGGACAGTGAAATTCATGCCCAAAAGTTTCTTCTGTCAGAGTCACTgataatttcatttaaatacatttttcttgtttttttttgtgtgtgtttgttttatgatAACGACAACAAAATGTGTTGTGTTTATGTATGAGAGAAATGCAGGTGGGTTTTGATGTTGCACAAAAGATGCAGTTGATGGTTAGTGCCTTTTTAAACTgtatgtacagtactgtaataGGAACATTCCAAATATTCTTGTATTAATGGTTTACTTACACACAAAACCGTTTACAGAttcattatttcattttgtaataTGTCAACAATGTTGTGAAAATCACAGTGTTTCTCAGCAGTGAAGTTAAttgtactgtaaatatttaatatttattacagCGTAATATTTAAAGccttattaaatcaataatgtaTCATTATTGGGTCTTATGTGTACTCATGTGAGTATTTAAATTTACAAAGGACTCTATGCAGCTCTTTCAGTGTAAAACGAAGGTTTTTAACCTTGTTTCGAAAAAAGGAAGTGTGTAGTCAATTTTAGGACaccctgtatttttttattttattttttttgtgaacagcAAAGCAGAGGACATCAAACTGTGCTACCTGTGGTAATTTTACACGACTCAGTCATGTGTTTCAAATTCAAGAGACCGAAATAATTGATGCCTTGCAGTCTTGCTGAAgacacaatattttatttatgtatagtaGTTTTTCCAAATTTTATGTCTCTGATTACTACTAAGTTGCATTGGgtgcttaaaaaaatactaatgatTGACTGACAGTATTCTGACAGAACAGTGGAAGATAGATCAACTGTGCGCGTTCaatgttgtatttttgttttgttttgggtttttatttccccaacgCTCTTCATGCTGCAGTATTCTGCTTTGACAGCAGGTGTCAGTAGCGTCGTCATGTCTGATACGATAAACGGAAGCAAGAGcaagacgacgaggaagagaagacgaagacgaagaagaaggcgACCATGTTGATTTAAAGGCAAAAACAATAGACGCGATTTATTTGAAGTATATTTCAGTTATTGAAAGTGTTGATTAAATAGTTGATTAGGAGCAACGCCAAATTCAGTGTCTGTTTTAAAATAACAGCGAACGAGGTAAGTATTGTGTTGTTTATAAGCCTTTTCCTTCAAAAACAGCAGTTGTTGCTAGCTGGTTAGCTCAGAGCTAACTTTAGCGCTGTGTGCGAAATTAGGTGACtaccgatatatatatatatatatatatatatatatatatatatatatattgcgttTGCTAAAGCGAATTGGCAAC
This portion of the Festucalex cinctus isolate MCC-2025b chromosome 19, RoL_Fcin_1.0, whole genome shotgun sequence genome encodes:
- the lipea gene encoding lipase, hormone-sensitive a isoform X1; this encodes MPVAAASDMDFKVAFSALKAVCEENIAAFCDPSADLAFGPVTQRLVMCMKKIQEHARAIEPLVASFTAVYHHYDFDAQTPGNGYRTLIKVLQCCLLHLLHKARYIASNHKSAFFRADHNASEMEAYCCALCQLRALLYLAKRLINDNDFGQLYSLQDRDLSRRYVQEYSSLHKACFYGRCLGFQFSPSLRPFLQTIVISMISYGETYGKQQSGLGEFFCPFMYDGPFEMFLCNPFFVLLGLAALSLLTSGKYVIDPELRGAEFERITQNLDMQFWKSFWNITESELLTGFSRIASYPVQLNLTLTIPPVSLRLPLSSDPNLFATVSPPLAHWGPGPVHLRLISHEIRQGQDSEELLSFSRDDPPSVSASNLPWVQKQPPSPWLLIHFHGGGFVAQTSRSHENYLRSWSKRLNVPVLSVDYSLSPEAPYPRALEECFYAYCWALKNSRLLGSTAERICLAGDSAGGNLCITVSMKAMSCGVRVPDGIMAAYPATLLTTDASPSRLLTLIDPLLPLGVLAKCLNAYAGVDSQTAQHVVGDNSLRSLGRDTTALLSELTQGASSWIQSFLQPMWPTSEAHSRTSRPGESASVVTHRNLSHSSPSSSKCYVDYPEGFEPLRSECLAVVQPTSCPIIRNPFVSPLLAPDGLLRGLPPVHLVASALDVLLDDSVMFAKKLRDMGQPVSLTVVEDLPHGFLSLSQLSKETEAAAEICLEKIREIFQQGDTKNCSNEARSD
- the lipea gene encoding lipase, hormone-sensitive a isoform X2, coding for MDFKVAFSALKAVCEENIAAFCDPSADLAFGPVTQRLVMCMKKIQEHARAIEPLVASFTAVYHHYDFDAQTPGNGYRTLIKVLQCCLLHLLHKARYIASNHKSAFFRADHNASEMEAYCCALCQLRALLYLAKRLINDNDFGQLYSLQDRDLSRRYVQEYSSLHKACFYGRCLGFQFSPSLRPFLQTIVISMISYGETYGKQQSGLGEFFCPFMYDGPFEMFLCNPFFVLLGLAALSLLTSGKYVIDPELRGAEFERITQNLDMQFWKSFWNITESELLTGFSRIASYPVQLNLTLTIPPVSLRLPLSSDPNLFATVSPPLAHWGPGPVHLRLISHEIRQGQDSEELLSFSRDDPPSVSASNLPWVQKQPPSPWLLIHFHGGGFVAQTSRSHENYLRSWSKRLNVPVLSVDYSLSPEAPYPRALEECFYAYCWALKNSRLLGSTAERICLAGDSAGGNLCITVSMKAMSCGVRVPDGIMAAYPATLLTTDASPSRLLTLIDPLLPLGVLAKCLNAYAGVDSQTAQHVVGDNSLRSLGRDTTALLSELTQGASSWIQSFLQPMWPTSEAHSRTSRPGESASVVTHRNLSHSSPSSSKCYVDYPEGFEPLRSECLAVVQPTSCPIIRNPFVSPLLAPDGLLRGLPPVHLVASALDVLLDDSVMFAKKLRDMGQPVSLTVVEDLPHGFLSLSQLSKETEAAAEICLEKIREIFQQGDTKNCSNEARSD
- the lipea gene encoding lipase, hormone-sensitive a isoform X3; the encoded protein is MPVAAASDMDFKVAFSALKAVCEENIAAFCDPSADLAFGPVTQRLVMCMKKIQEHARAIEPLVASFTAVYHHYDFDAQTPGNGYRTLIKVLQCCLLHLLHKARYIASNHKSAFFRADHNASEMEAYCCALCQLRALLYLAKRLINDNDFGQLYSLQDRDLSRRYVQEYSSLHKACFYGRCLGFQFSPSLRPFLQTIVISMISYGETYGKQQSGLGLAALSLLTSGKYVIDPELRGAEFERITQNLDMQFWKSFWNITESELLTGFSRIASYPVQLNLTLTIPPVSLRLPLSSDPNLFATVSPPLAHWGPGPVHLRLISHEIRQGQDSEELLSFSRDDPPSVSASNLPWVQKQPPSPWLLIHFHGGGFVAQTSRSHENYLRSWSKRLNVPVLSVDYSLSPEAPYPRALEECFYAYCWALKNSRLLGSTAERICLAGDSAGGNLCITVSMKAMSCGVRVPDGIMAAYPATLLTTDASPSRLLTLIDPLLPLGVLAKCLNAYAGVDSQTAQHVVGDNSLRSLGRDTTALLSELTQGASSWIQSFLQPMWPTSEAHSRTSRPGESASVVTHRNLSHSSPSSSKCYVDYPEGFEPLRSECLAVVQPTSCPIIRNPFVSPLLAPDGLLRGLPPVHLVASALDVLLDDSVMFAKKLRDMGQPVSLTVVEDLPHGFLSLSQLSKETEAAAEICLEKIREIFQQGDTKNCSNEARSD